One window of the Pseudomonas knackmussii B13 genome contains the following:
- a CDS encoding polyamine ABC transporter substrate-binding protein — protein MPRLLAPLLLTLCPLFVQAQEVIRVYNWNDYIAPEVLKDFEKSTGIQVEYHTYSTAEELQKALHSGEHIDVAVPSHNELPGLIKDNLLRPLDFSQLPNRRHLDPQLMSKLAAVDPENRHAVPYLWGAVGLAVNEPLAQKALGGQVPESWALLFDTQYSQRLKACGMSMLDAPDETFSVLMNYQGRNFARSAPTQIRRAGEVLQTLRPNLRYIDSERYIQDLNDGKLCIAMAWVGDAVHAAQAGQPVKFVVPQEGSVLFIDNLVIPSSAEHPDLAQRFIDFLMQPKVAAQITNATFYPNGNADAKEFLDPALRGENGLYPDQETRRRLFALETAPEKTAPVIKDVWSRLTASN, from the coding sequence ATGCCACGCCTGCTCGCCCCGCTGTTGCTCACGCTGTGCCCGCTGTTCGTCCAGGCCCAAGAAGTCATCCGCGTCTACAACTGGAATGACTACATCGCACCTGAAGTGCTCAAGGACTTCGAGAAGAGCACCGGCATTCAGGTCGAATACCACACCTACAGCACCGCCGAAGAGCTGCAGAAGGCCCTGCACAGCGGCGAGCACATCGATGTCGCGGTGCCCTCGCACAACGAACTGCCCGGGCTGATCAAGGACAACCTGCTGCGTCCGCTGGACTTCAGCCAGCTCCCCAACCGCCGCCACCTCGATCCGCAGCTGATGAGCAAGCTGGCCGCGGTAGACCCCGAAAACCGCCACGCAGTGCCCTACCTGTGGGGCGCGGTGGGTCTCGCGGTGAACGAGCCACTGGCACAGAAGGCCCTGGGCGGCCAGGTGCCGGAAAGCTGGGCGCTGCTCTTCGACACCCAGTACAGCCAGCGCCTGAAGGCGTGCGGCATGAGCATGCTCGATGCGCCCGACGAAACCTTTTCGGTGCTGATGAACTACCAGGGCCGCAACTTCGCACGTAGCGCCCCGACGCAGATTCGCCGCGCCGGCGAAGTGCTGCAGACGCTGCGGCCCAACCTGCGCTATATCGACAGCGAGCGCTACATCCAGGACCTCAACGACGGCAAGCTGTGCATCGCCATGGCCTGGGTCGGCGACGCCGTGCACGCGGCGCAGGCCGGGCAGCCAGTGAAGTTCGTGGTGCCGCAGGAAGGCTCGGTGCTGTTCATCGACAACCTGGTGATTCCCAGCAGCGCCGAGCACCCGGACCTGGCCCAGCGCTTCATCGACTTCCTGATGCAGCCGAAGGTGGCCGCGCAGATCACCAACGCGACCTTCTATCCCAACGGCAATGCCGACGCGAAGGAATTCCTCGACCCGGCCCTGCGCGGCGAGAACGGACTCTACCCGGACCAGGAAACCCGGCGCCGCCTGTTCGCCCTGGAAACCGCACCGGAGAAGACCGCCCCGGTAATCAAGGACGTCTGGAGCCGCCTCACGGCGAGCAACTGA
- a CDS encoding glutamine synthetase family protein yields MSVPPSAVPLTEATEFLKEHPEVQFVDLLIADMNGVVRGKRIERTSLPKVFEKGINLPASLFALDITGSTVESTGLGLDIGDADRVCYPIPDTIAMEPWQKRPTAQLLMTMHEMEGDPFFADPREVLRQVVQKFTDIGLSIVAAFELEFYLIDQENVNGRPQPPRSPISGKRPQSVQVYSIDDLDEYADCLQDIIDGARAQGIPADAIVKESAPAQFEVNLHHVNDALKACDYAVLLKRLIKNVAYDHEMDSTFMAKPYPGQAGNGLHVHVSLLDKDGKNIFTSEDPEQNAALRHAIGGVLETLPASMAFLCPNVNSYRRFGSAFFVPNAPSWGLDNRTVALRVPTGAPEAVRLEHRVAGADANPYLLLAAVLAGVHHGLTNKVEPGAPIEGNAYEQLEQSLPNNLRDALRELDDSDVMNKYISPEYIDIFVACKEHELQEFEYSISDLEYNWYLHTV; encoded by the coding sequence ATGTCGGTACCCCCGAGTGCCGTTCCGCTCACAGAAGCGACCGAGTTCCTGAAGGAACACCCCGAGGTCCAGTTCGTCGACCTCCTTATTGCAGATATGAATGGTGTGGTCCGCGGCAAGCGCATCGAACGCACCAGCCTGCCCAAAGTCTTCGAGAAAGGCATTAACCTACCCGCCTCGCTGTTCGCCCTCGACATCACGGGTTCCACCGTCGAAAGCACCGGTCTTGGCCTGGACATCGGCGATGCCGACCGCGTCTGCTATCCCATCCCTGACACCATCGCCATGGAACCCTGGCAGAAGCGCCCGACTGCGCAGCTGCTGATGACTATGCACGAGATGGAAGGCGATCCCTTCTTCGCGGACCCGCGTGAAGTGCTTCGCCAGGTCGTTCAGAAATTCACCGATATCGGCCTGTCGATCGTTGCCGCTTTCGAGCTGGAGTTCTATCTGATCGACCAGGAGAACGTGAACGGCCGTCCGCAGCCGCCACGCTCGCCGATCTCCGGCAAACGCCCGCAATCCGTCCAGGTCTATTCCATCGACGACCTCGACGAGTACGCCGACTGCCTGCAGGACATCATCGACGGCGCCCGCGCCCAGGGCATCCCGGCCGACGCCATCGTCAAGGAAAGCGCCCCGGCACAGTTCGAAGTCAACCTGCACCACGTCAACGACGCGCTGAAGGCCTGTGACTACGCGGTCCTGCTCAAGCGCCTGATCAAGAACGTCGCCTACGACCACGAGATGGACTCGACCTTCATGGCCAAGCCCTACCCGGGTCAGGCTGGCAACGGTCTGCACGTTCACGTGTCGCTGCTCGACAAGGACGGCAAGAACATCTTCACCAGCGAGGATCCCGAGCAGAACGCCGCGTTGCGCCACGCGATCGGCGGTGTGCTCGAGACCCTGCCGGCCTCCATGGCCTTCCTCTGCCCGAACGTCAACTCGTACCGCCGCTTCGGCTCGGCCTTCTTCGTGCCGAACGCGCCGAGCTGGGGCCTGGACAACCGCACCGTGGCCCTGCGCGTGCCGACCGGCGCGCCGGAAGCGGTACGCCTGGAGCACCGCGTTGCCGGTGCCGACGCCAACCCCTACCTGCTTCTGGCGGCCGTCCTCGCCGGTGTCCACCACGGCCTGACCAACAAGGTCGAGCCCGGTGCGCCTATCGAAGGCAACGCCTACGAGCAGCTGGAGCAGAGCCTGCCGAACAACCTGCGCGATGCCCTGCGCGAGTTGGACGACAGCGATGTGATGAACAAGTACATCAGCCCCGAGTACATCGACATCTTCGTCGCGTGCAAGGAGCACGAGTTGCAGGAGTTCGAATATTCGATCTCCGACCTCGAGTACAACTGGTATCTACATACCGTATAA
- a CDS encoding polyamine ABC transporter substrate-binding protein has translation MSNIFGKTLLAVTLAGAVAGMAQADEKVLHVYNWSDYIAPNTVDDFTKATGIKVVYDVYDSNEVLEAKLLAGKSGYDVVVPSNSFLAKQIKAGVYEPLDKSKLPNWKNLNPDIMKTLEVSDPGNKYAIPYMWGTIGIGYNPDKVKAVLGDNAPVDSWDLVFKPENIEKLKQCGVSFLDSPTEMIPAALHYLGYKSDSQDPKEIKAAEDLFLKIRPYITYFHSSKYISDLANGNICVAIGYSGDIYQAKSRAVEAKNNVKVAYNIPKEGAGAFFDTVAIPKDSANKDAALQWINFVLEPKVIAQITDTVSYPNGNAAATPLVKEEIRKDPGIYPSDDVMKKLYAFPDLPAKTQRLMTRSWTTIKSGK, from the coding sequence ATGTCTAACATCTTCGGCAAGACCTTGCTCGCTGTGACTCTGGCGGGCGCTGTGGCCGGTATGGCACAGGCCGATGAAAAGGTTCTGCACGTATACAACTGGTCGGACTACATCGCGCCGAACACGGTCGATGATTTCACCAAGGCCACCGGCATCAAGGTCGTCTACGACGTCTACGACAGCAACGAAGTGCTGGAGGCCAAGCTGCTGGCCGGCAAGTCGGGCTACGACGTGGTGGTTCCGTCGAACTCCTTCCTCGCCAAGCAGATCAAGGCTGGCGTGTACGAGCCGCTGGACAAGTCCAAGCTGCCGAACTGGAAGAACCTGAACCCGGACATCATGAAGACCCTCGAGGTCAGCGACCCGGGCAACAAGTACGCGATCCCGTACATGTGGGGCACCATTGGCATCGGCTACAACCCGGACAAGGTCAAGGCCGTACTGGGCGACAACGCGCCGGTCGACTCCTGGGACCTGGTGTTCAAGCCCGAGAACATCGAGAAGCTGAAGCAGTGCGGCGTGAGCTTCCTCGACTCGCCGACCGAAATGATCCCGGCAGCCCTGCACTACCTGGGCTACAAGTCCGACAGCCAGGATCCGAAGGAAATCAAGGCCGCCGAAGACCTGTTCCTGAAGATTCGTCCGTACATCACCTACTTCCACTCCTCGAAGTACATCTCCGACCTCGCCAACGGCAACATCTGCGTCGCCATCGGCTACTCCGGCGACATCTACCAGGCCAAGTCCCGTGCGGTGGAAGCCAAGAACAACGTGAAGGTGGCCTACAACATTCCGAAGGAAGGCGCCGGCGCCTTCTTCGATACCGTAGCCATCCCGAAAGACTCCGCGAACAAGGACGCTGCCCTGCAGTGGATCAACTTCGTGCTCGAGCCGAAGGTCATCGCGCAGATCACCGACACCGTTTCCTACCCGAACGGTAACGCCGCGGCCACCCCGCTGGTGAAGGAAGAGATCCGCAAGGACCCGGGCATCTACCCGAGCGACGACGTCATGAAGAAGCTGTACGCCTTCCCGGATCTGCCGGCGAAGACCCAGCGTCTGATGACTCGCAGCTGGACCACTATCAAGTCCGGCAAGTAA
- a CDS encoding gamma-glutamyl-gamma-aminobutyrate hydrolase family protein, producing the protein MSRQPLIGVTACTRQVGHHPNHVAGDKYLKAVVAGANGLPVIIPALGELLSLDTLLDSLDGVLLTGSSSNVEPHHYSGLASDAGTLHDIARDATSLPLVRAAISAGVPVLGICRGFQEMNVALGGSLHQKVHETPGLMDHREPADAPVEVKYALRHAVHVQPGGVLAGIGLPEQIQVNSIHGQGVDRLAPGLRVEALAPDGLVEAFSVEGASAFALGVQWHPEWQVQTNPNYLAIFQAFGNACSKRAGQR; encoded by the coding sequence ATGTCTCGCCAGCCGTTAATCGGCGTGACCGCCTGCACAAGACAGGTTGGTCATCACCCCAACCATGTCGCCGGCGACAAGTACCTCAAAGCCGTCGTTGCTGGGGCGAATGGTCTGCCAGTGATCATTCCCGCCTTGGGCGAGCTTCTGAGTCTGGACACCCTGCTCGACAGTCTCGATGGCGTGCTCCTCACGGGCTCATCCTCGAACGTCGAACCCCATCATTATAGTGGCCTTGCGAGCGATGCTGGCACTCTGCATGACATCGCCCGCGACGCCACCAGCCTGCCCCTCGTTCGCGCCGCGATTTCCGCGGGCGTACCTGTACTCGGAATCTGCCGGGGTTTCCAGGAGATGAATGTGGCGTTGGGCGGCTCCCTGCACCAGAAGGTGCACGAAACACCAGGACTCATGGATCACCGCGAGCCGGCTGACGCGCCGGTCGAGGTCAAGTACGCCTTGCGCCATGCCGTGCATGTGCAGCCGGGCGGCGTGCTGGCTGGCATCGGCTTGCCGGAGCAGATCCAGGTCAATTCCATTCATGGCCAGGGCGTTGATCGTCTGGCGCCCGGCCTTCGAGTTGAAGCGCTGGCGCCCGACGGGTTGGTAGAGGCCTTTTCCGTCGAAGGCGCGAGTGCCTTCGCCCTCGGGGTGCAATGGCATCCGGAGTGGCAAGTGCAAACGAACCCCAACTATCTCGCTATCTTCCAGGCATTCGGCAATGCCTGCAGCAAGAGGGCGGGGCAACGTTGA
- a CDS encoding TetR/AcrR family transcriptional regulator, giving the protein MSTTASTSRKPRASSQARIAAILDATRALLAESGTAGLSIYAVAERADMPPSSVYHFFPSVPALLQALTAEVHAAFRACLEEPVDHAALRDWRDLSRIVEQRMLAVYAGDAAARQLILASHGLAEVTLADRQHDVQLGNSMRALFDHHFHLPELPEDIEVFSLAMDLSDRVYALSVQRFGHIEPRLAEEGRRVLDAYLGLYLPPCLPKRQL; this is encoded by the coding sequence ATGTCGACCACTGCCAGCACCTCCCGCAAGCCCCGCGCCAGCAGCCAGGCGCGCATCGCCGCCATCCTCGATGCGACCCGCGCGCTGCTCGCCGAAAGCGGCACCGCCGGCCTGTCGATCTATGCGGTGGCCGAGCGCGCGGACATGCCACCCTCCTCGGTCTATCACTTCTTCCCTAGCGTTCCGGCGCTGCTGCAGGCGCTGACCGCAGAGGTCCACGCGGCCTTCCGCGCCTGTCTGGAAGAGCCGGTGGACCACGCCGCGCTGCGCGACTGGCGGGATCTTTCGCGGATCGTCGAGCAACGCATGCTGGCGGTCTACGCCGGTGACGCCGCGGCGCGCCAGCTGATCCTCGCGAGCCACGGCCTCGCCGAGGTGACGCTCGCCGACCGCCAGCACGACGTGCAACTGGGCAACTCGATGCGCGCCCTGTTCGACCATCACTTCCACCTGCCGGAGCTGCCCGAGGACATCGAGGTGTTCAGCCTGGCCATGGATCTCAGCGACCGCGTCTATGCGCTATCGGTACAGCGGTTCGGTCATATCGAGCCACGGCTGGCCGAGGAAGGCCGGCGCGTCCTCGACGCGTACCTGGGGCTATATCTGCCGCCCTGCTTGCCCAAGCGGCAGCTATAA
- a CDS encoding OprD family porin gives MKSRNITQSALAVAVAASVFGVQLQTASASGFIEDSKASLTLRNFYINTDNRNGTAAPNKQEEWGQGFLLNYASGYTAGTVGFGVDALGLLGVRLDSGKGTHYESSSQQAGTVFPSDGDGRAVDEFSSLGPTLKAKVSKTEFRYGTLQPKLPVVVYNDGRLLPVTFEGGQVTSTDIKDLTLVGGQLEHTRGRNSTDWRSLSIGGANGSTASARDSNKFYYAGGDYKVNKDLTLQYYYGQLTDFYQQHFLGLQHSWAIGPGVLKTDLRAFDSTSDGKNGSAAGRADGYVSSGYYGGNVTKGEVDNRAYSGLFTYNLAGHSIGAGYQVLNGDSDFPFLNRGDGEGSTAYLITDVQIGKFQHAGERTWQARYAYDFAQVGVPGLTFNAIYLNADNIKTKGGDQGEWERDFSLAYVIPDGTFKGLGFTWKNAALRSDLPAASKSGYASQRDQDENRLIVSYTLPLF, from the coding sequence ATGAAGAGTCGTAACATCACGCAATCCGCACTGGCCGTCGCCGTGGCTGCGAGCGTCTTTGGCGTCCAGCTGCAGACCGCCAGCGCCAGCGGTTTCATCGAAGACAGCAAGGCCAGCCTGACCCTGCGCAACTTCTACATCAACACCGACAACCGCAACGGCACCGCCGCGCCGAACAAACAGGAAGAGTGGGGCCAGGGCTTCCTGCTCAACTATGCGTCCGGCTACACCGCGGGCACCGTGGGCTTCGGCGTCGACGCGCTGGGTCTGCTCGGCGTGCGCCTGGATAGCGGCAAAGGCACCCACTACGAATCCTCCAGCCAGCAGGCCGGCACTGTGTTCCCCTCCGATGGCGATGGCCGTGCAGTGGACGAATTCAGCAGCCTCGGCCCGACCCTCAAGGCCAAGGTCTCGAAGACCGAGTTCCGCTACGGCACCCTGCAGCCGAAGCTGCCGGTGGTGGTCTACAACGACGGCCGGCTGTTGCCGGTGACCTTCGAAGGCGGCCAGGTCACCTCGACCGACATCAAGGACCTGACCCTGGTCGGCGGCCAGCTGGAACACACCCGCGGGCGCAACTCCACCGACTGGCGCAGCCTGTCCATCGGCGGGGCCAACGGCTCGACCGCGAGCGCCCGCGACAGCAACAAGTTCTACTACGCCGGTGGCGACTACAAGGTGAACAAGGACCTCACCCTGCAGTACTACTACGGCCAGCTGACCGACTTCTACCAGCAGCATTTCCTCGGCCTGCAGCACAGCTGGGCGATCGGCCCGGGCGTCCTGAAGACCGACCTGCGCGCCTTCGACAGCACTTCCGATGGCAAGAACGGCAGCGCCGCCGGCCGCGCCGACGGCTACGTCAGCAGCGGCTACTACGGCGGCAACGTGACCAAGGGTGAAGTGGACAACCGTGCCTACAGCGGCCTGTTCACCTACAACCTGGCCGGTCACAGCATCGGCGCCGGCTACCAGGTGCTCAACGGCGACAGCGACTTCCCCTTCCTCAACCGTGGCGACGGTGAAGGCTCCACTGCCTACCTGATCACTGACGTACAGATCGGCAAGTTCCAGCACGCCGGCGAACGTACCTGGCAGGCGCGCTACGCCTACGACTTCGCCCAGGTCGGCGTACCCGGCCTGACCTTCAACGCCATCTACCTGAACGCCGACAACATCAAGACCAAGGGCGGCGACCAGGGCGAGTGGGAGCGCGACTTCAGCCTGGCCTACGTGATCCCGGACGGCACCTTCAAGGGCCTGGGCTTCACCTGGAAGAACGCCGCGCTGCGCAGCGACCTGCCGGCGGCCAGCAAGTCCGGCTATGCCTCCCAGCGCGACCAGGACGAGAACCGCCTGATCGTCAGCTACACCCTGCCGCTGTTCTAA
- a CDS encoding aspartate aminotransferase family protein has translation MTKQTSAQTQHWQALSREHHLAPFTDYKQLNEKGARIITKAEGVYLWDSEGNKILDGMAGLWCMNVGYGRKELAEAAYKQMQELPYYNLFFQTAHPPVLELAKAIADIAPEGMNHVFFTGSGSESNDTVLRMVRHYWSIKGKPQKKVVIGRWNGYHGSTVAGVSLGGMKALHSQGDLPIPGIVHIPQPYWYGEGGDMSPDEFGVWAAEQLEKKILEVGEENVAAFIAEPIQGAGGVIVPPDTYWPKIREILAKYEILFIADEVICGFGRTGEWFGSQYYGNAPDLMPIAKGLTSGYIPMGGVIVRDEIVDTLNEGGEFYHGFTYSGHPVAAAVALENIRILREEKIVETVKAETAPYLQKRWQELADHPLVGEARGVGMVAALELVKNKKTRERFENGVGMLCREHCFRNGLIMRAVGDTMIISPPLVISKPEIDELITLARKCLDQTAAVVLS, from the coding sequence ATGACGAAACAGACCAGCGCCCAGACCCAGCATTGGCAGGCGCTCAGCCGCGAACACCACCTGGCTCCGTTCACCGACTACAAGCAGCTGAACGAGAAGGGTGCGCGCATCATCACCAAGGCCGAAGGCGTGTACCTGTGGGATAGCGAGGGCAACAAGATCCTCGATGGCATGGCTGGCCTGTGGTGCATGAACGTCGGCTATGGTCGCAAGGAGCTCGCTGAGGCCGCCTACAAGCAGATGCAGGAGCTGCCCTACTACAACCTGTTCTTCCAGACCGCGCACCCGCCCGTGCTGGAACTGGCCAAGGCCATCGCCGACATCGCCCCGGAAGGCATGAACCACGTGTTCTTCACAGGTTCCGGCTCGGAGTCCAACGACACCGTGCTGCGTATGGTCCGCCACTACTGGAGCATCAAGGGCAAGCCGCAGAAGAAGGTGGTCATCGGCCGCTGGAACGGCTACCACGGCTCCACCGTCGCCGGCGTGAGCCTGGGCGGCATGAAGGCGCTGCATTCCCAGGGCGACCTGCCGATCCCTGGCATCGTCCACATCCCGCAGCCGTACTGGTACGGCGAGGGCGGCGACATGTCGCCGGACGAGTTCGGCGTCTGGGCTGCCGAGCAGCTCGAGAAGAAGATCCTCGAAGTCGGCGAAGAGAACGTCGCTGCCTTCATCGCCGAGCCCATCCAGGGCGCGGGCGGCGTGATCGTTCCGCCGGACACTTACTGGCCGAAGATCCGCGAGATCCTCGCCAAGTACGAAATCCTGTTCATTGCCGACGAAGTTATCTGCGGCTTCGGCCGTACCGGCGAGTGGTTCGGCAGCCAGTACTACGGCAACGCCCCGGACCTGATGCCGATCGCCAAGGGCCTGACCTCCGGCTACATCCCCATGGGCGGCGTAATCGTCCGCGACGAGATCGTCGATACCCTGAATGAGGGTGGCGAGTTCTACCACGGCTTCACTTACTCTGGTCACCCTGTGGCCGCGGCGGTGGCTCTGGAGAACATCCGCATCCTGCGCGAAGAAAAGATCGTCGAGACCGTCAAGGCGGAAACGGCACCGTATTTGCAAAAACGCTGGCAGGAGCTGGCGGATCATCCCCTGGTCGGCGAGGCGCGCGGTGTCGGCATGGTTGCCGCACTGGAGCTGGTGAAAAACAAGAAGACCCGCGAGCGCTTCGAGAATGGCGTGGGGATGCTGTGCCGCGAGCACTGCTTCCGCAACGGCCTGATCATGCGCGCGGTGGGAGACACTATGATTATTTCGCCGCCGCTGGTCATCTCCAAGCCGGAAATCGACGAGTTGATCACCCTGGCGCGCAAGTGCCTCGATCAAACCGCCGCCGTAGTGCTGTCTTGA
- a CDS encoding glutamine synthetase family protein: MTTKLDQLTSWLKERKITEVECLIADLTGIARGKIAPTNKFLNEKGMRLPESVLLQTVTGDYVEDDIYYDLLDPADIDMVCRPDENAVFLVPWAIEPTAMVIHDTYDKLGNPIELSPRNILKNVLKLYADKGWKPIVAPEMEFYLTKRSDDPDYPLQAPVGRSGRQETGRQSFSIDAANEFDPLFEDMYDWCEAQGLDLDTLIHEEGTAQMEINFRHGDALDLADQILVFKRTMREAALKHNVAATFMAKPMTGEPGSAMHLHQSVIDIKTGKNIFSNADGSMSELFLHHVGGLQRFIPEALPLFAPNVNSFRRFLPDTSAPVNVEWGEENRTVGLRVPDSNPDNRRVENRLAGADANPYLALAASLLCGYIGMVEGIRPSAQVKGRGYERRNLRLPLTIEAALETMEGSKTLEQYLGSKFIRAYVAVKRAEHENFKRVISSWEREFLLLSV; the protein is encoded by the coding sequence ATGACTACCAAGCTTGACCAGCTGACCAGCTGGCTGAAGGAACGCAAGATCACCGAGGTGGAATGTCTGATCGCCGACCTGACCGGGATTGCCCGGGGCAAGATCGCGCCGACCAACAAGTTCCTCAACGAGAAGGGTATGCGCCTGCCGGAGAGCGTTCTCCTGCAAACCGTGACCGGTGATTACGTCGAGGACGACATCTATTACGACCTGCTGGACCCGGCCGACATCGATATGGTCTGCCGCCCGGACGAGAATGCCGTGTTCCTCGTCCCATGGGCCATCGAACCCACCGCGATGGTCATTCACGACACCTACGACAAGCTCGGCAATCCCATCGAGCTGTCGCCGCGCAACATCCTGAAGAACGTCCTCAAGCTCTATGCCGACAAGGGCTGGAAGCCGATCGTGGCGCCGGAGATGGAGTTCTACCTGACCAAGCGCAGCGACGACCCCGACTACCCGCTGCAAGCGCCGGTCGGCCGTTCCGGTCGTCAGGAGACCGGCCGCCAATCCTTCTCCATCGACGCGGCGAACGAATTCGATCCGCTGTTCGAGGACATGTACGACTGGTGCGAGGCCCAGGGCCTCGACCTCGACACCCTGATTCACGAAGAAGGCACCGCCCAGATGGAAATCAATTTCCGTCACGGCGATGCCCTGGATCTGGCCGACCAGATCCTGGTGTTCAAGCGCACCATGCGCGAAGCCGCGCTCAAGCACAACGTGGCCGCCACCTTCATGGCCAAGCCAATGACCGGCGAGCCGGGCAGTGCCATGCACTTGCACCAAAGCGTGATCGATATCAAGACAGGCAAGAACATCTTCTCCAATGCTGACGGCAGCATGAGCGAGCTGTTCCTCCATCACGTCGGTGGCCTGCAACGCTTCATTCCAGAGGCCTTGCCGCTGTTCGCTCCGAACGTGAACTCGTTCCGCCGCTTCCTGCCCGATACCTCGGCGCCGGTGAACGTGGAATGGGGCGAGGAGAACCGCACCGTGGGCCTGCGCGTACCGGATTCCAACCCGGACAACCGCCGCGTGGAGAACCGCCTTGCCGGCGCGGACGCCAACCCCTACCTGGCCCTGGCTGCCAGCCTGCTGTGCGGTTACATCGGCATGGTCGAAGGCATCCGGCCCAGCGCACAGGTGAAGGGCCGTGGCTACGAACGGCGCAACCTGCGCCTGCCGCTGACCATCGAAGCGGCACTGGAAACCATGGAAGGCAGCAAGACCCTTGAACAGTATCTGGGCAGCAAATTCATTCGCGCCTATGTGGCCGTGAAGCGCGCTGAACACGAGAACTTCAAGCGGGTGATCAGTTCGTGGGAGCGGGAGTTCCTCCTGCTGTCCGTCTGA
- the aguA gene encoding agmatine deiminase codes for MTTLTSTPRADGFRMPAEWEPHTQTWMVWPERPDNWRLGGKAAQAAFSAVAEAIARFEPVTVCVSAGQYENARARLSSAIRVVEISTDDAWVRDTGPTFVINDQGAVRGVDWTFNAWGGLDGGLYFPWQRDDQVARKILEIEGCERYRTEGFVLEGGSIHVDGEGTVITTEECLLNRNRNPHLSREEIEAVLREHLAIDTVIWLPDGLYNDETDGHVDNFCCYVRPGEVLLAWTDDPQDPNYPRCQAAMRVLEQARDAKGRQLVVHKMPIPGPIHATEEECAGVDLVDSSQERDPSIRLAGSYVNFLIVNGGIVAPSFDDAKDAEAKAILQRVFPEHEVVMVPGREILLGGGNIHCITQQQPAPQKRCPASRQ; via the coding sequence ATGACTACCCTGACCAGCACTCCCCGCGCCGATGGTTTCCGCATGCCGGCTGAATGGGAACCTCACACCCAGACCTGGATGGTCTGGCCGGAGCGTCCGGACAACTGGCGCCTGGGCGGCAAGGCCGCGCAGGCTGCGTTCAGCGCCGTCGCCGAGGCCATCGCGCGCTTCGAGCCGGTCACCGTCTGCGTCTCCGCCGGCCAATACGAAAACGCCCGTGCCCGCCTGAGCAGCGCCATCCGCGTGGTCGAGATCAGCACCGACGACGCCTGGGTGCGCGACACCGGCCCGACCTTCGTGATCAATGACCAGGGCGCCGTGCGTGGCGTGGACTGGACCTTCAACGCCTGGGGCGGCCTCGACGGCGGCCTGTACTTCCCTTGGCAGCGCGACGACCAGGTAGCGCGCAAGATCCTCGAGATCGAAGGCTGCGAGCGCTACCGCACCGAGGGCTTCGTGCTCGAGGGCGGATCGATTCATGTCGACGGCGAAGGCACCGTGATCACCACCGAGGAATGCCTGCTCAACCGCAACCGCAACCCGCACCTGTCCCGCGAGGAGATCGAGGCGGTGCTGCGCGAGCACCTGGCGATCGACACCGTGATCTGGCTGCCGGACGGCCTGTACAACGACGAGACCGATGGCCACGTCGACAACTTCTGCTGCTACGTGCGCCCGGGCGAAGTGCTGCTGGCCTGGACCGACGACCCGCAGGACCCGAACTACCCGCGTTGCCAGGCTGCCATGCGCGTGCTGGAGCAGGCGCGCGACGCCAAGGGTCGCCAACTGGTCGTGCACAAGATGCCGATCCCGGGCCCGATCCACGCGACCGAGGAAGAGTGCGCCGGCGTCGACCTGGTCGACAGCTCGCAAGAGCGCGATCCGTCGATTCGCCTGGCCGGTTCCTACGTGAATTTCCTGATCGTCAACGGCGGCATCGTGGCCCCCAGCTTCGACGACGCGAAGGACGCAGAAGCCAAGGCCATCCTGCAGCGCGTGTTCCCCGAGCACGAAGTGGTGATGGTGCCGGGCCGCGAGATCCTCCTCGGCGGCGGCAACATCCATTGCATTACCCAGCAGCAGCCGGCGCCGCAGAAGCGCTGCCCCGCTAGCCGCCAATGA